TTTATGAGGCACCTTTTAAAATTCTCTCTTCTCATACAATTTCACTGAAACGAAGATAGATACTATGAACATGCATATTGAACTAACGAATAACACGCTGTTATATAGTTGAATTTGTTCTAGGTTGATTTGAAAGAACATAGAACAAATTGCTATCGGTGCTATTAGTATGAAAAGCGTAATAAAAATAGTTTTTTTATACGCTAACCAAAACGATATTGGTAAAACAAAGCTTAAATACACTAAAATAAAGCTAATACTAGCAACCATTGTCGTTTCAATAAATTCAAATAGGTTAACCCCATTCTTCATTCCCATCGTGAAACAACCGACCGTTACGCTTATAAAAAGAATAATAATTGCTACTATATATTTCGCATACACAATTTGTTTTCTCAATATTGGTAAACTATTTACTATAACTTCACTCTCATTTTTACTATCTGCTTCAAATGTTTTTACTGTTGCCCCAATTGTAATAATTACTGACATAATTATGAACAGATTTTCCGTATCTGTTAAAGCCATATAAAAGAAAACAGGATACAATATGTACCAAATTAAAAATTTCCATTGAATGATGAAATCTTTTAAAATTAGTTGTTTCAACACTATTCTCCTCTCTCTTACAAATCACGCTCACTATACAAATTAATTGAGAATAACATAGACATGATATATAAAAGAAGCAGCCCAGCTATAAAACAAACATTTACGACTAGACTCGTGCTCCAAACATTCTCTACATCTAACCACACGTTACTTACAATCACTCCACTTAAATACCCCAATGCAAGTCCGGCAAACGGAGCAATTTGTTTTGCACTGCTATACCCTACTGAAAATTCAATTGGAAGTACAATTATGCTATAAACAAAACCACCTGTTATTCCACCAAGAATCGCTCCCCACAGCATAAATCCAGTTATATGTTCATTTTGTAACTGAATTAAACCAACCACAAGTGAGAAAATCCCACCTAAAACAAATAAAATGCTTACAAATATGTATTTTGCTATGACAATTTCTTTTCGTTGAAATGGAAGACTATTTACTAGCATTTCACTTTTATTTTTATTCTCATAACTCATTGACAGCATCATTCCAAGAACAGGTATAAACATGCTAAATGTCGTCAGAAAACTATCACTACTAAAATCAACAATAGCAAGGAAAAACAAACATATAAGATAAGCAAACCCTAACTTTCTTTGCAACATCATATCTTTTAAGACTAGTTGCCTGATCATTTATTGCACCTCCTAATATGAAAATGCCCCTTCTATAACTCTGTCTCCTGAAACATTTTCATTGAGAGCAACATGGATATGACTATACTTACTAACAATCCGATACCAAAAACACTCATTGATAATATAGCATCTTCAGAGTGAAGTACTTTTAGC
This Bacillus mycoides DNA region includes the following protein-coding sequences:
- a CDS encoding ABC-2 transporter permease, with product MIRQLVLKDMMLQRKLGFAYLICLFFLAIVDFSSDSFLTTFSMFIPVLGMMLSMSYENKNKSEMLVNSLPFQRKEIVIAKYIFVSILFVLGGIFSLVVGLIQLQNEHITGFMLWGAILGGITGGFVYSIIVLPIEFSVGYSSAKQIAPFAGLALGYLSGVIVSNVWLDVENVWSTSLVVNVCFIAGLLLLYIMSMLFSINLYSERDL
- a CDS encoding ABC-2 transporter permease, with translation MLKQLILKDFIIQWKFLIWYILYPVFFYMALTDTENLFIIMSVIITIGATVKTFEADSKNESEVIVNSLPILRKQIVYAKYIVAIIILFISVTVGCFTMGMKNGVNLFEFIETTMVASISFILVYLSFVLPISFWLAYKKTIFITLFILIAPIAICSMFFQINLEQIQLYNSVLFVSSICMFIVSIFVSVKLYEKREF